In Sorghum bicolor cultivar BTx623 chromosome 10, Sorghum_bicolor_NCBIv3, whole genome shotgun sequence, one genomic interval encodes:
- the LOC110430921 gene encoding uncharacterized protein LOC110430921 isoform X1, with protein sequence MAMKIRAIWRSHHLLRHRNNLLIATRKTKKSHRHRLLRRLRKLIIVLLNIGTRRPRRLRWQRRLLCLLWPPKLPRKPSKSSPVQDTMPGQLWQQQASRIPRGRHPRCRLLVVAKPIKAITATLTLALLPLWWRCRLPTTSVEIVGMVMVLMLMHTVAKMIARLQAEHHGSDEIGDKCHAPSIFHNQSACKSLLFVLYLLACPRPGPRN encoded by the exons ATGGCGATGAAGATAAGAGCAATATGGCGAAGTCACCACCTACTCCGGCACCGCAACAATCTCCTGATAGCGACACGGAAGACGAAGAAGTCCCATCGGCATCGCCTACTCCGGCGGCTCCGCAAACTCATCATAGTCCTCTTAAACATAGGCACCAGAAGACCGAGGAGGCTTCGGTGGCAGCGACGACTCCTGTGCCTACTGTGGCCACCAAAGCTCCCAAGAAAGCCGAGCAAGTCGTCGCCAGTCCAAGACACCATGCCGGGTCAGCTGTGGCAGCAGCAGGCGTCGCGGATTCCGCGAGGACGCCACCCGAGATGCAGGTTGCTCGTCGTGGCCAAGCCCATCAAGGCGATTACGGCTACCCTAACCCTAGCGCTTCTCCCACTGTGGTGGCGGTGCCGGCTGCCAACAACGTCCGTGGAGATCGTGGGCATGGTGATGGTGCTCATGCTCATGCATACGGTGGCAAAGATGATCGCAAGACTCCAGGCAGAACATCACGGCAGTGATGAG ATTGGTGACAAATGTCACGCGCCAAGCATCTTCCATAACCAAAGTGCGTGCAAATCATTATTGTTTGTGCTCTATCTACTGGCCTGCCCGCGACCAGGACCAAGGAATTAG
- the LOC110430921 gene encoding uncharacterized protein LOC110430921 isoform X2, whose product MAMKIRAIWRSHHLLRHRNNLLIATRKTKKSHRHRLLRRLRKLIIVLLNIGTRRPRRLRWQRRLLCLLWPPKLPRKPSKSSPVQDTMPGQLWQQQASRIPRGRHPRCRLLVVAKPIKAITATLTLALLPLWWRCRLPTTSVEIVGMVMVLMLMHTVAKMIARLQAEHHGSDEV is encoded by the exons ATGGCGATGAAGATAAGAGCAATATGGCGAAGTCACCACCTACTCCGGCACCGCAACAATCTCCTGATAGCGACACGGAAGACGAAGAAGTCCCATCGGCATCGCCTACTCCGGCGGCTCCGCAAACTCATCATAGTCCTCTTAAACATAGGCACCAGAAGACCGAGGAGGCTTCGGTGGCAGCGACGACTCCTGTGCCTACTGTGGCCACCAAAGCTCCCAAGAAAGCCGAGCAAGTCGTCGCCAGTCCAAGACACCATGCCGGGTCAGCTGTGGCAGCAGCAGGCGTCGCGGATTCCGCGAGGACGCCACCCGAGATGCAGGTTGCTCGTCGTGGCCAAGCCCATCAAGGCGATTACGGCTACCCTAACCCTAGCGCTTCTCCCACTGTGGTGGCGGTGCCGGCTGCCAACAACGTCCGTGGAGATCGTGGGCATGGTGATGGTGCTCATGCTCATGCATACGGTGGCAAAGATGATCGCAAGACTCCAGGCAGAACATCACGGCAGTGATGAG GTGTGA